A genomic window from Balaenoptera acutorostrata chromosome 20, mBalAcu1.1, whole genome shotgun sequence includes:
- the KIF2B gene encoding LOW QUALITY PROTEIN: kinesin-like protein KIF2B (The sequence of the model RefSeq protein was modified relative to this genomic sequence to represent the inferred CDS: deleted 1 base in 1 codon; substituted 2 bases at 2 genomic stop codons): MAGQLCLPVSPRLSCVKPLKPHFGNIQVGICVAIQRSDGRIHLVVVTEVKTQNAWVTVEWVEKGVKKGKKIDLEAIFLLNPALASAEHPTPARALPSLSLVPSSAIGNQRTATRWSARIPQKNEMPSGDSPDVRVSSSLCLMKQKKSPCLREIEKLQKQREKHRRLQLEIRAQRALAVNTGNPNYEIQSMIEECRRHLDCSQLSGPKPLEDHRICVCVRKRPLNQRETTMKDLDIITISSDKVVMVHESKQKVDLTRYLENQTFCFDHAFDDTASNDLVYQFTAQPLVESIFHKGMATCFAYGQTGSGKTHTIGGAFSGRDQDCSKGIYAMVAQDVFLLLKTSAYKKLDLKVYGTFFEIYGGKVYDLNWKKTLQVLEDGSXQIQVVGLQEQEVCCVEDMLNLAELGNSCRTSGQTSVNAHSSRSHTVFQIILKSRGKLHGKFSLVDLAGNERGADTAKANRKRQLEGAEINKSLLALKECLRALGQNKFHTPFRASKLTQVLRDSFIGQNSSTCMIATIYPGMASCENTLNTLRYANRVKEITLDLRPHHRCLYPAEREVPRMLENHIRNLQMSLQGNEFIKMPCMQSEKEEETKEIKAPSFPLMEDTAISWKEXSQRPGNNIQETADGVNCDVDFCIAQLLSILEQKIGFLTEIQRKLKLLRADLQKKSKYSEANGERSDLK, from the exons ATGGCCGGCCAGTTATGCCTCCCTGTCTCCCCGCGACTCTCTTGCGTGAAGCCCTTGAAGCCGCACTTCGGAAATATCCAAGTGGGCATCTGTGTGGCGATCCAGCGCAGCGATGGGCGGATCCACCTCGTGGTGGTCACAGAAGTCAAAACACAAAACGCTTGGGTCACGGTAGAATGGGTCGAAAAAGGAgtcaaaaaaggcaaaaagattGATCTAGAGGCCATATTCCTGCTGAATCCAGCGCTGGCGTCTGCTGAGCACCCCACGCCGGCCAGGGCGTTGCCCTCCTTGTCTCTAGTGCCCTCTTCGGCCATCGGGAACCAGCGGACGGCCACGCGGTGGAGTGCAAGGATCCCCCAGAAAAACGAAATGCCCTCGGGGGACAGTCCGGATGTGAGAGTTTCCAGCAGTCTTTGCCTGATGAAGCAGAAAAAGTCTCCCTGCCTACGGGAAATTGAGAAACTGCAAAAGCAGCGAGAGAAGCACAGACGGCTGCAGCTGGAGATCCGAGCTCAGCGCGCCCTGGCTGTCAACACGGGAAACCCCAACTACGAGATTCAGAGCATGATCGAGGAATGCCGCAGGCACCTGGACTGCAGCCAGTTGTCGGGCCCGAAGCCACTGGAGGACCACCGCATCTGCGTCTGCGTGAGGAAGCGGCCTCTCAACCAGCGGGAGACCACCATGAAGGACCTGGATATCATCACCATCTCCTCGGACAAAGTGGTCATGGTGCACGAGTCCAAACAAAAGGTGGACCTTACTCGCTACCTGGAGAACCAGACCTTCTGCTTCGACCACGCCTTCGACGACACTGCCTCCAACGATTTGGTGTACCAGTTCACCGCCCAGCCACTGGTTGAGTCCATCTTCCACAAAGGCATGGCTACCTGCTTTGCCTATGGGCAGACGGGCAGTGGGAAAACGCACACCATAGGTGGAGCCTTTTCAGGAAGGGACCAAGATTGTTCTAAAGGCATTTATGCCATGGTGGCACAGGATGTCTTCCTCCTGCTCAAAACTTCTGCTTATAAGAAGCTGGACCTCAAAGTCTATGGGACA TTTTTTGAGATTTATGGGGGCAAGGTGTATGACTTGAACTGGAAGAAGACACTGCAAGTCCTTGAGGATGGCAGTTAGCAAATCCAGGTGGTCGGGCTGCAGGAACAAGAGGTGTGCTGTGTGGAGGACATGCTGAACCTTGCGGAACTCGGGAACAGCTGCCGGACTTCAGGACAGACATCAGTCAATGCCCACTCTTCCAGGAGCCACACAGTGTTCCAGATCATTTTAAAGTCTCGAGGGAAACTGCATGGTAAGTTTTCCCTTGTTGACTTAGCTGGGAATGAAAGGGGAGCTGATACTGCCAAGGCCAACCGGAAAAGACAGCTGGAAGGAGCAGAGATTAATAAGAGTCTCCTCGCACTCAAAGAATGCCTCCGGGCTTTGGGTCAGAACAAGTTTCATACCCCATTCAGAGCCAGCAAGCTCACACAGGTGCTCCGGGACTCCTTTATAGGCCAGAACTCCTCCACTTGCATGATTGCTACTATCTATCCAGGGATGGCCTCTTGCGAAAACACCCTCAACACTTTAAGATATGCCAACAGAGTAAAAGAAATAACTCTAGATTTAAGGCCTCACCATCGTTGTCTTTATCCTGCTGAACGTGAGGTGCCAAGGATGTTGGAAAATCACATTAGAAATTTACAAATGTCCCTTCAAGGGAACGAATTTATTAAAATGCCTTGTATGCAGagtgagaaggaggaagagactaaagaaatcaaagcacCATCCTTTCCATTAATGGAGGATACAGCAATCTCCTGGAAGGAATGAAGCCAACGGCCAGGGAATAACATCCAGGAGACAGCTGATGGGGTAAACTGTGATGTTGATTTTTGCATTGCCCAGTTATTGTCCATTTTGGAGCAGAAAATAGGTTTTCTGACTGAGATTCAAAGGAAACTGAAATTATTACGAGCTGACCTTCAAAAGAAGAGCAAGTATAGTGAAGCCAATGGTGAGAGATCAGACCTGAAATGA